From Drosophila yakuba strain Tai18E2 chromosome 2L, Prin_Dyak_Tai18E2_2.1, whole genome shotgun sequence, one genomic window encodes:
- the LOC6526626 gene encoding uncharacterized protein LOC6526626: MKRKRIASRLFNIFLLMVLCYLIFTSLSARKKAISISEVPQIYINEEDDLFVNTTGCRISSTKPLSLFALPFMEPIEPIVCGMEQLMIAETIGDRNYLVRNISKLRMLSWRQVSCVYRQFVRVDDAHNKYISLKFFKLSDGTRYLEVGTGLQYIRTWCWVDFGRIIFHDVLFFLPPPPPTTNRSTELQKRKLSVMILGVDSISHMHYMRYFHRVADFIEHLPHTEFWGYNRVAVNTYPNLMPLVSGLSVSEMESSCYKGELNFDKCNFLWNEFKRAGYSTIFAEDTDTAGLFTYRKRGYKKEPTDIYMRPLMTEIEAHSLYRTKYDLKCTGHRLYGEYYYEFVSKLIPHVERQLSFSFLWNMHGIHDIFQYAKFVDKDYLSILTRLRERGVMENTLILFMGDHGLRFDRFARTAAGQHEMSQPLLIAIYPEWLKRRFPLAMSNFERNARSLITTFDLHKTLEDVIYLDRLTDANVRNRTLNLVNGRGISLFLPIPQNRDCETAEIPQHYCLCNKLTSVSTHESSVQEAAIFAVDRINELIRPYPQCRILSLQAVRAAYRAKDEYRGNYMLSQIMVRLKTTPGDGNFDATVLITMLNGERKDMQLGGPVTRTDRYAHQAFCVQNYRIEMYCYCL; this comes from the coding sequence ATGAAGAGAAAGCGAATTGCTAGTCGATTGTTCAACATTTTTCTATTGATGGTTCTGTGCTATCTAATATTTACTTCCCTTTCCGCTCGGAAAAAAGCCATTAGTATAAGCGAAGTGCCCCAGATCTACATCAATGAGGAAGATGATCTCTTTGTCAACACCACGGGATGTCGAATAAGTTCAACAAAGCCACTTTCGCTTTTTGCCCTGCCCTTCATGGAACCCATTGAGCCCATTGTATGCGGAATGGAGCAGCTGATGATTGCCGAGACAATTGGAGACAGGAATTACTTGGTGCGAAACATATCGAAGCTTAGAATGCTCTCGTGGAGGCAAGTCTCCTGCGTTTATAGGCAGTTTGTGAGAGTCGATGACGCACACAACAAGTATATATCCTTGAAGTTTTTCAAGCTAAGCGATGGAACGCGATACCTTGAGGTTGGCACTGGTCTGCAATACATTCGCACTTGGTGCTGGGTGGACTTTGGCAGGATTATTTTCCACGACGTTCTCTTTTTcctgccaccgccgccaccgaCTACGAACAGATCTACAGAACTTCAGAAGCGAAAGCTGTCCGTAATGATCCTGGGAGTCGACTCCATTTCCCACATGCACTACATGCGATACTTTCACCGCGTGGCCGACTTCATTGAGCACCTGCCTCACACCGAATTCTGGGGCTATAATCGCGTTGCCGTGAACACATATCCCAACTTGATGCCTTTGGTAAGTGGACTAAGTGTTTCGGAGATGGAGTCCTCTTGCTACAAGGGCGAATTGAACTTTGACAAATGTAACTTCTTGTGGAATGAGTTCAAGAGGGCGGGATACAGCACCATTTTTGCAGAGGACACGGATACCGCAGGGCTGTTTACCTACAGAAAAAGGGGCTACAAGAAGGAGCCCACCGATATTTACATGCGTCCGCTGATGACTGAGATCGAAGCTCATTCGTTATACCGCACCAAATACGATCTTAAATGCACAGGTCATCGTCTCTATGGAGAGTATTACTATGAATTCGTGTCGAAGCTGATTCCACACGTGGAACGCCAGTTGTCCTTCTCATTTTTGTGGAATATGCACGGCATACACGACATCTTTCAGTACGCCAAGTTCGTGGATAAGGACTATCTGAGTATATTGACCAGGCTACGCGAAAGGGGAGTGATGGAGAACACGCTGATCCTGTTTATGGGCGATCACGGCCTGAGATTCGATAGATTCGCACGAACTGCTGCGGGACAACATGAAATGTCGCAGCCGCTCTTGATTGCCATTTATCCCGAATGGTTAAAACGGAGATTTCCCCTCGCCATGTCGAACTTTGAACGGAACGCCAGAAGTCTCATTACCACATTTGATCTGCACAAAACCCTCGAGGATGTGATCTATCTAGATCGGCTCACCGATGCCAATGTGAGGAATAGAACGCTCAATTTGGTGAACGGACGCGGCATCAGTCTGTTTTTACCCATTCCTCAGAACAGAGATTGTGAAACCGCTGAGATACCGCAACACTACTGCCTCTGCAACAAACTGACCTCGGTATCCACCCACGAAAGTTCCGTGCAAGAGGCTGCCATTTTCGCGGTGGACAGGATCAATGAGCTCATCAGGCCATATCCACAGTGTAGGATTCTAAGCCTGCAGGCAGTTCGCGCCGCCTATCGCGCCAAAGACGAATATCGAGGAAACTACATGTTATCGCAGATTATGGTCCGACTGAAAACGACGCCCGGGGACGGAAACTTCGATGCCACCGTTCTTATAACCATGTTAAATGGTGAGAGAAAGGATATGCAGCTgggtggtcctgtgaccagGACAGATAGATACGCCCATCAGGCCTTCTGCGTTCAAAACTATCGCATTGAAATGTACTGCTATTGCTTATGA
- the LOC6526625 gene encoding dual oxidase isoform X1, with the protein MSVPSAPHQRAESKNRVLRLHLPGANYGGALLLLLLISLGLELGSVHCYEKMYSQTEKQRYDGWYNNLAHPDWGSVDSHLVRKAPPSYSDGVYAMAGANRPSTRRLSRLFMRGKDGLGSKFNRTALLAFFGQLVANEIVMASESGCPIEMHRIEIEKCDEMYDRECRGDKYIPFHRAAYDRDTGQSPNAPREQINQMTAWIDGSFIYSTSEAWLNAMRSFHNGTLLTEKDGKLPVRNTMRVPLFNNPVPSVMKMLSPERLFLLGDPRTNQNPAILSFAILFLRWHNTLAQRIKRVHPDWSDEDIYQRARHTVIASLQNVIVYEYLPAFLGTSLPPYEGYRQDIHPGIGHIFQAAAFRFGHTMIPPGIYRRDGQCNFKETPMGYPAVRLCSTWWDSSGFFADTSVEEVLMGLASQISEREDPVLCSDVRDKLFGPMEFTRRDLGALNIMRGRDNGLPDYNTARESYGLKRHKTWTDINPPLFETQPELLDMLKEAYDNQLDDVDVYVGGMLESYGQPGEFFTAVIKEQFQRLRDADRFWFENERNGIFTPEEIAELRKITLWDIIVNSTDVKEDEIQKDVFMWHTGDPCPQPMQLNATELEPCTYLEGYDYFSGSELMFIYVCVFLGFVPILCAGAGYCVVKLQNSKRRRLKIRQEALRAPQHKGSVDKMLAREWLHANHKRLVTVKFGPEAAIYTVDRKGEKLRTFSLKHIDVVSVEESATNHIKKKPYILLRVPSDHDLVLELESYGARRKFVKKLEDFLLLHKKEMTLMEVNRDIMLARAETRERRQKRLEYFFREAYALTFGLRPGERRRRSDASSDGEVMTVMRTSLSTAEFAAALGMKPNDMFVRKMFNIVDKDQDGRISFQEFLETVVLFSRGKTDDKLRIIFDMCDNDRNGVIDKGELSEMMRSLVEIARTTSLGDDQVTELIDGMFQDVGLEHKNHLTYQDFKLMMKEYKGDFVAIGLDCKGAKQNFLDTSTNVARMTSFNIEPMQDKPRHWLLAKWDAYITFLEENRQNIFYLFLFYVVTIVLFVERFIHYSFMAEHTDLRHIMGVGIAITRGSAASLSFCYSLLLLTMSRNLITKLKEFPIQQYIPLDSHIQFHKIAACTALFFSVLHTVGHIVNFYHVSTQSHENLRCLTREVHFASDYKPDITFWLFQTVTGTTGVMLFIIMCIIFVFAHPTIRKKAYNFFWNMHTLYIGLYLLSLIHGLARLTGPPRFWMFFLGPGIVYTLDKIVSLRTKYMALDVIDTDLLPSDVIKIKFYRPPNLKYLSGQWVRLSCTAFRPHEMHSFTLTSAPHENYLSCHIKAQGPWTWKLRNYFDPCNYNPEDQPKIRIEGPFGGGNQDWYKFEVAVMVGGGIGVTPYASILNDLVFGTSTNRYSGVACKKVYFLWICPSHKHFEWFIDVLRDVEKKDVTNVLEIHIFITQFFHKFDLRTTMLYICENHFQRLSKTSIFTGLKAVNHFGRPDMSSFLKFVQKKHSYVSKIGVFSCGPRPLTKSVMSACDEVNKTRKLPYFIHHFENFG; encoded by the exons ATGAGTGTTCCAAGTGCGCCCCATCAGAGGGCAGAAAGCAAAAATCGAGTGCTCCGGCTCCATTTGCCCGGGGCAAACTACGGAGGagccctgctgctgctgctgctgattagTCTCGGTCTGGAGCTGGGCTCGGTGCATTGTTATG AGAAAATGTATAGTCAGACGGAGAAACAGCGCTACGATGGCTGGTACAATAACCTGGCCCATCCCGACTGGGGATCCGTGG ATAGCCACCTGGTGCGAAAGGCGCCGCCCTCCTATTCGGATGGCGTTTACGCAATGGCAGGTGCCAACCGGCCCTCGACCCGTCGGCTCAGTCGGCTGTTTATGCGGGGAAAGGACGGCCTGGGGTCAAAGTTCAACCGTACTGCGCTGCTAGCCTTCTTTGGCCAACTGGTGGCCAACGAGATTGTGATGGCCTCGGAGTCCGGCTGCCCCATCGAGATGCACCGCATCGAGATCGAGAAGTGCGACGAGATGTACGATCGGGAGTGCCGCGGCGACAAGTACATACCCTTCCATCGGGCGGCCTACGATCGCGATACCGGACAGAGTCCGAATGCGCCGAGGGAGCAG ATAAATCAAATGACTGCTTGGATTGATGGCAGTTTCATTTACAGCACCTCCGAGGCCTGGCTCAATGCCATGCGCTCCTTCCACAATGGCACCCTGCTCACCGAGAAGGACGGGAAGCTTCCGGTGCGGAACACCATGCGGGTGCCGCTCTTCAACAATCCGGTGCCGAGTGTCATGAAGATGCTCAGCCCGGAGCGGCTGTTCC TTCTTGGCGATCCTCGCACCAATCAGAATCCCGCGATCCTCTCCTTCGCCATTCTCTTCCTGCGCTGGCACAACACCCTGGCCCAGCGGATCAAGCGGGTGCATCCGGATTGGAGTGACGAGGACATCTATCAGCGGGCACGCCACACGGTGATTGCCAGTCTGCAGAATGTGATAGTCTACGAGTACCTGCCCGCCTTCCTGGGCACCTCGTTGCCACCGTACGAGGGTTACAGGCAGGACATACATCCTGGCATTGGCCACATCTTCCAGGCGGCTGCCTTTCGCTTTGGCCACACGATGATACCGCCCGGAATTTACAGGCGGGATGGTCAGTGCAACTTTAAGGAAACACCCATGGGTTACCCGGCCGTTCGACTCTGCTCCACTTGGTGGGACTCCAGC GGATTCTTTGCCGACACCAGCGTGGAGGAGGTACTGATGGGCCTGGCCTCGCAAATATCCGAACGTGAGGATCCGGTGCTCTGCTCAGATGTGCGGGACAAACTGTTCGGACCCATGGAATTCACACGACGAGATCTTGGTGCCCTCAACATAATGCGAGGTCGGGACAATGGCTTGCCGGATTACAACACTGCGAGGGAGTCGTATGGACTGAAAAGGCACAAGACCTGGACGGACATCAATCCTCCGCTGTTCGAAACGCAGCCAGAGCTCTTGGA CATGCTGAAGGAGGCGTACGATAACCAGCTGGATGATGTGGATGTCTATGTGGGTGGTATGCTGGAATCCTATGGTCAGCCGGGCGAGTTCTTCACGGCCGTAATCAAGGAGCAGTTCCAGCGACTGCGAGATGCCGATCGATTTTGGTTCGAGAACGAGCGCAACGGCATATTCACACCCGAGGAGATCGCAGAGCTGCGCAAGATCACCCTGTGGGACATCATAGTGAACAGCACGGATGTGAAGGAGGATGAGATCCAAAAGGATGTGTTCATGTGGCACACTGGGGATCCCTGTCCGCAGCCAATGCAGCTGAATGCCACCGAACTGGAGCCCTGCACTTACTTGGAGGGCTACGACTACTTCTCCGGCTCGGAGCTGATGTTCATCTACGTGTGCGTCTTCCTTGGATTCGTGCCCATCTTGTGCGCCGGAGCCGGTTACTGTGTGGTCAAGCTGCAGAACAGCAAGCGCCGTCGACTGAAGATCCGCCAGGAGGCACTGAGGGCACCACAGCACAAGGGTTCCGTGGACAAGATGCTGGCCAGGGAATGGCTGCACGCCAACCACAAGAGACTGGTCACCGTTAAATTCGGACCAGAGGCGGCCATCTACACGGTGGACAGGAAGGGCGAGAAGCTGCGCACCTTCAGTCTGAAGCACATCGATGTGGTCAGTGTGGAGGAGTCGGCCACGAATCACATCAAGAAGAAGCCCTACATCCTGCTGCGTGTGCCCAGCGATCATGATCTGGTGCTAGAACTAGAATCATACGGAGCACGCAGGAAGTTTGTCAAGAAGCTGGAGGatttcctgctgctccacaAGAAGGAGATGACATTGATGGAGGTCAATAGGGACATTATGTTGGCGCGGGCGGAGACACGGGAGCGGCGCCAAAAGCGATTGGAGTACTTCTTCCGCGAGGCTTACGCCCTGACCTTTGGCCTGAGACCCGGAGAACGACGAAGACGTTCAGATGCCTCCAGTGATGGCGAGGTGATGACCGTGATGCGAACCAGTCTGTCCACGGCGGAATTCGCCGCCGCCTTGGGCATGAAGCCCAACGATATGTTTGTGCGCAAGATGTTCAACATTGTGGACAAGGATCAGGATGGCAGGATCAGCTTCCAGGAGTTCCTGGAGACCGTAGTTCTCTTCTCCCGTGGCAAAACGGACGACAAGCTTCGCATAATCTTCGATATGTGTGATAATGATCGAAATGGAGTCATCGACAAGGGCGAGCTAAGCGAGATGATGCGATCGCTGGTGGAGATTGCGAGGACCACGAGCCTGGGTGACGACCAGGTCACGGAGCTAATCGACGGCATGTTCCAGGACGTGGGGCTCGAGCACAAGAACCACCTCACCTACCAGGACTTCAAGCTGATGATGAAGGAGTACAAGGGTGACTTTGTGGCCATCGGGCTGGACTGCAAGGGTGCCAAGCAGAACTTCCTGGACACCTCGACGAACGTGGCCCGGATGACTTCATTCAACATCGAGCCGATGCAGGACAAGCCACGCCACTGGTTGCTGGCCAAGTGGGATGCCTACATCACGTTCCTCGAGGAGAACCGGCAGAACATCTTCTACCTGTTCCTCTTCTATGTGGTCACCATAGTTCTGTTCGTTGAGCGCTTCATCCACTACTCGTTCATGGCGGAGCACACCGATCTGCGGCACATCATGGGCGTGGGCATTGCCATTACCAGGGGATCCGCCGCATCGCTGTCCTTCTGCTActccctgctgctgctgaccatGTCCCGCAATCTGATCACCAAGCTAAAGGAGTTCCCCATACAGCAGTACATACCCCTGGACTCGCACATCCAGTTCCACAAGATTGCCGCCTGCACGGCGCTCTTCTTTTCCGTGCTGCACACGGTGGGCCACATCGTGAACTTCTATCACGTGTCCACCCAATCGCACGAGAACCTGCGCTGCCTGACCCGCGAGGTACACTTCGCATCCGACTACAAGCCGGATATCACCTTCTGGCTCTTCCAGACGGTCACCGGCACCACAGGCGTCATGCTGTTCATCATCATGTGCATCATCTTTGTGTTCGCCCATCCCACGATCCGCAAAAAGGCCTACAACTTCTTCTGGAACATGCACACCCTGTACATTGGACTGTATCTTCTGAGCCTGATCCACGGATTGGCTCGACTGACCGGACCACCACGCTTCTGGATGTTCTTCCTCGGTCCCGGCATCGTGTACACGCTGGACAAGATCGTCTCGCTGCGCACCAAGTACATGGCTCTGGACGTGATCGACACGGATCTGCTGCCCTCCGACGTGATCAAGATCAAGTTCTATCGGCCACCGAATCTAAAGTACCTCTCCGGCCAATGGGTGAGGTTGTCCTGCACCGCCTTCCGGCCGCACGAGATGCACAGCTTCACGCTGACCTCGGCGCCGCACGAGAACTACCTCAGCTGCCACATCAAGGCGCAGGGTCCGTGGACGTGGAAGCTACGCAACTACTTCGATCCCTGCAACTACAATCCGGAGGACCAGCCCAAGATCCGCATCGAGGGACCCTTCGGTGGTGGCAACCAGGACTGGTACAAGTTCGAGGTGGCCGTAATGGTGGGTGGCGGCATTGGGGTCACGCCGTACGCCTCCATTCTCAACGATCTGGTCTTCGGCACCAGTACCAATCGATACTCGGGCGTGGCCTGCAAGAAGGTGTACTTCCTGTGGATCTGTCCATCGCACAAGCACTTTGAGTGGTTCATCGACGTGCTGCGCGATGTGGAGAAGAAGGATGTGACCAACGTGCTGGAGATACACATATTCATCACGCAGTTCTTCCACAAGTTCGATCTGCGCACGACAATGCTG TACATCTGTGAGAACCACTTCCAGCGATTGTCAAAGACCTCGATATTCACGGGTCTCAAGGCGGTGAACCACTTTGGTAGACCAGATATGTCCAGCTTCTTGAAGTTCGTTCAGAAGAAGCACTCATAC GTCTCCAAGATAGGAGTCTTCTCCTGCGGTCCTCGTCCGCTGACCAAGAGCGTGATGTCTGCCTGTGATGAAGTGAACAAGACGCGCAAGTTGCCCTATTTCATTCACCACTTTGAGAACTTTGGATAA
- the LOC6526625 gene encoding dual oxidase isoform X2 produces MRRGSSTSEAWLNAMRSFHNGTLLTEKDGKLPVRNTMRVPLFNNPVPSVMKMLSPERLFLLGDPRTNQNPAILSFAILFLRWHNTLAQRIKRVHPDWSDEDIYQRARHTVIASLQNVIVYEYLPAFLGTSLPPYEGYRQDIHPGIGHIFQAAAFRFGHTMIPPGIYRRDGQCNFKETPMGYPAVRLCSTWWDSSGFFADTSVEEVLMGLASQISEREDPVLCSDVRDKLFGPMEFTRRDLGALNIMRGRDNGLPDYNTARESYGLKRHKTWTDINPPLFETQPELLDMLKEAYDNQLDDVDVYVGGMLESYGQPGEFFTAVIKEQFQRLRDADRFWFENERNGIFTPEEIAELRKITLWDIIVNSTDVKEDEIQKDVFMWHTGDPCPQPMQLNATELEPCTYLEGYDYFSGSELMFIYVCVFLGFVPILCAGAGYCVVKLQNSKRRRLKIRQEALRAPQHKGSVDKMLAREWLHANHKRLVTVKFGPEAAIYTVDRKGEKLRTFSLKHIDVVSVEESATNHIKKKPYILLRVPSDHDLVLELESYGARRKFVKKLEDFLLLHKKEMTLMEVNRDIMLARAETRERRQKRLEYFFREAYALTFGLRPGERRRRSDASSDGEVMTVMRTSLSTAEFAAALGMKPNDMFVRKMFNIVDKDQDGRISFQEFLETVVLFSRGKTDDKLRIIFDMCDNDRNGVIDKGELSEMMRSLVEIARTTSLGDDQVTELIDGMFQDVGLEHKNHLTYQDFKLMMKEYKGDFVAIGLDCKGAKQNFLDTSTNVARMTSFNIEPMQDKPRHWLLAKWDAYITFLEENRQNIFYLFLFYVVTIVLFVERFIHYSFMAEHTDLRHIMGVGIAITRGSAASLSFCYSLLLLTMSRNLITKLKEFPIQQYIPLDSHIQFHKIAACTALFFSVLHTVGHIVNFYHVSTQSHENLRCLTREVHFASDYKPDITFWLFQTVTGTTGVMLFIIMCIIFVFAHPTIRKKAYNFFWNMHTLYIGLYLLSLIHGLARLTGPPRFWMFFLGPGIVYTLDKIVSLRTKYMALDVIDTDLLPSDVIKIKFYRPPNLKYLSGQWVRLSCTAFRPHEMHSFTLTSAPHENYLSCHIKAQGPWTWKLRNYFDPCNYNPEDQPKIRIEGPFGGGNQDWYKFEVAVMVGGGIGVTPYASILNDLVFGTSTNRYSGVACKKVYFLWICPSHKHFEWFIDVLRDVEKKDVTNVLEIHIFITQFFHKFDLRTTMLYICENHFQRLSKTSIFTGLKAVNHFGRPDMSSFLKFVQKKHSYVSKIGVFSCGPRPLTKSVMSACDEVNKTRKLPYFIHHFENFG; encoded by the exons ATGCGCCGAGGGAGCAG CACCTCCGAGGCCTGGCTCAATGCCATGCGCTCCTTCCACAATGGCACCCTGCTCACCGAGAAGGACGGGAAGCTTCCGGTGCGGAACACCATGCGGGTGCCGCTCTTCAACAATCCGGTGCCGAGTGTCATGAAGATGCTCAGCCCGGAGCGGCTGTTCC TTCTTGGCGATCCTCGCACCAATCAGAATCCCGCGATCCTCTCCTTCGCCATTCTCTTCCTGCGCTGGCACAACACCCTGGCCCAGCGGATCAAGCGGGTGCATCCGGATTGGAGTGACGAGGACATCTATCAGCGGGCACGCCACACGGTGATTGCCAGTCTGCAGAATGTGATAGTCTACGAGTACCTGCCCGCCTTCCTGGGCACCTCGTTGCCACCGTACGAGGGTTACAGGCAGGACATACATCCTGGCATTGGCCACATCTTCCAGGCGGCTGCCTTTCGCTTTGGCCACACGATGATACCGCCCGGAATTTACAGGCGGGATGGTCAGTGCAACTTTAAGGAAACACCCATGGGTTACCCGGCCGTTCGACTCTGCTCCACTTGGTGGGACTCCAGC GGATTCTTTGCCGACACCAGCGTGGAGGAGGTACTGATGGGCCTGGCCTCGCAAATATCCGAACGTGAGGATCCGGTGCTCTGCTCAGATGTGCGGGACAAACTGTTCGGACCCATGGAATTCACACGACGAGATCTTGGTGCCCTCAACATAATGCGAGGTCGGGACAATGGCTTGCCGGATTACAACACTGCGAGGGAGTCGTATGGACTGAAAAGGCACAAGACCTGGACGGACATCAATCCTCCGCTGTTCGAAACGCAGCCAGAGCTCTTGGA CATGCTGAAGGAGGCGTACGATAACCAGCTGGATGATGTGGATGTCTATGTGGGTGGTATGCTGGAATCCTATGGTCAGCCGGGCGAGTTCTTCACGGCCGTAATCAAGGAGCAGTTCCAGCGACTGCGAGATGCCGATCGATTTTGGTTCGAGAACGAGCGCAACGGCATATTCACACCCGAGGAGATCGCAGAGCTGCGCAAGATCACCCTGTGGGACATCATAGTGAACAGCACGGATGTGAAGGAGGATGAGATCCAAAAGGATGTGTTCATGTGGCACACTGGGGATCCCTGTCCGCAGCCAATGCAGCTGAATGCCACCGAACTGGAGCCCTGCACTTACTTGGAGGGCTACGACTACTTCTCCGGCTCGGAGCTGATGTTCATCTACGTGTGCGTCTTCCTTGGATTCGTGCCCATCTTGTGCGCCGGAGCCGGTTACTGTGTGGTCAAGCTGCAGAACAGCAAGCGCCGTCGACTGAAGATCCGCCAGGAGGCACTGAGGGCACCACAGCACAAGGGTTCCGTGGACAAGATGCTGGCCAGGGAATGGCTGCACGCCAACCACAAGAGACTGGTCACCGTTAAATTCGGACCAGAGGCGGCCATCTACACGGTGGACAGGAAGGGCGAGAAGCTGCGCACCTTCAGTCTGAAGCACATCGATGTGGTCAGTGTGGAGGAGTCGGCCACGAATCACATCAAGAAGAAGCCCTACATCCTGCTGCGTGTGCCCAGCGATCATGATCTGGTGCTAGAACTAGAATCATACGGAGCACGCAGGAAGTTTGTCAAGAAGCTGGAGGatttcctgctgctccacaAGAAGGAGATGACATTGATGGAGGTCAATAGGGACATTATGTTGGCGCGGGCGGAGACACGGGAGCGGCGCCAAAAGCGATTGGAGTACTTCTTCCGCGAGGCTTACGCCCTGACCTTTGGCCTGAGACCCGGAGAACGACGAAGACGTTCAGATGCCTCCAGTGATGGCGAGGTGATGACCGTGATGCGAACCAGTCTGTCCACGGCGGAATTCGCCGCCGCCTTGGGCATGAAGCCCAACGATATGTTTGTGCGCAAGATGTTCAACATTGTGGACAAGGATCAGGATGGCAGGATCAGCTTCCAGGAGTTCCTGGAGACCGTAGTTCTCTTCTCCCGTGGCAAAACGGACGACAAGCTTCGCATAATCTTCGATATGTGTGATAATGATCGAAATGGAGTCATCGACAAGGGCGAGCTAAGCGAGATGATGCGATCGCTGGTGGAGATTGCGAGGACCACGAGCCTGGGTGACGACCAGGTCACGGAGCTAATCGACGGCATGTTCCAGGACGTGGGGCTCGAGCACAAGAACCACCTCACCTACCAGGACTTCAAGCTGATGATGAAGGAGTACAAGGGTGACTTTGTGGCCATCGGGCTGGACTGCAAGGGTGCCAAGCAGAACTTCCTGGACACCTCGACGAACGTGGCCCGGATGACTTCATTCAACATCGAGCCGATGCAGGACAAGCCACGCCACTGGTTGCTGGCCAAGTGGGATGCCTACATCACGTTCCTCGAGGAGAACCGGCAGAACATCTTCTACCTGTTCCTCTTCTATGTGGTCACCATAGTTCTGTTCGTTGAGCGCTTCATCCACTACTCGTTCATGGCGGAGCACACCGATCTGCGGCACATCATGGGCGTGGGCATTGCCATTACCAGGGGATCCGCCGCATCGCTGTCCTTCTGCTActccctgctgctgctgaccatGTCCCGCAATCTGATCACCAAGCTAAAGGAGTTCCCCATACAGCAGTACATACCCCTGGACTCGCACATCCAGTTCCACAAGATTGCCGCCTGCACGGCGCTCTTCTTTTCCGTGCTGCACACGGTGGGCCACATCGTGAACTTCTATCACGTGTCCACCCAATCGCACGAGAACCTGCGCTGCCTGACCCGCGAGGTACACTTCGCATCCGACTACAAGCCGGATATCACCTTCTGGCTCTTCCAGACGGTCACCGGCACCACAGGCGTCATGCTGTTCATCATCATGTGCATCATCTTTGTGTTCGCCCATCCCACGATCCGCAAAAAGGCCTACAACTTCTTCTGGAACATGCACACCCTGTACATTGGACTGTATCTTCTGAGCCTGATCCACGGATTGGCTCGACTGACCGGACCACCACGCTTCTGGATGTTCTTCCTCGGTCCCGGCATCGTGTACACGCTGGACAAGATCGTCTCGCTGCGCACCAAGTACATGGCTCTGGACGTGATCGACACGGATCTGCTGCCCTCCGACGTGATCAAGATCAAGTTCTATCGGCCACCGAATCTAAAGTACCTCTCCGGCCAATGGGTGAGGTTGTCCTGCACCGCCTTCCGGCCGCACGAGATGCACAGCTTCACGCTGACCTCGGCGCCGCACGAGAACTACCTCAGCTGCCACATCAAGGCGCAGGGTCCGTGGACGTGGAAGCTACGCAACTACTTCGATCCCTGCAACTACAATCCGGAGGACCAGCCCAAGATCCGCATCGAGGGACCCTTCGGTGGTGGCAACCAGGACTGGTACAAGTTCGAGGTGGCCGTAATGGTGGGTGGCGGCATTGGGGTCACGCCGTACGCCTCCATTCTCAACGATCTGGTCTTCGGCACCAGTACCAATCGATACTCGGGCGTGGCCTGCAAGAAGGTGTACTTCCTGTGGATCTGTCCATCGCACAAGCACTTTGAGTGGTTCATCGACGTGCTGCGCGATGTGGAGAAGAAGGATGTGACCAACGTGCTGGAGATACACATATTCATCACGCAGTTCTTCCACAAGTTCGATCTGCGCACGACAATGCTG TACATCTGTGAGAACCACTTCCAGCGATTGTCAAAGACCTCGATATTCACGGGTCTCAAGGCGGTGAACCACTTTGGTAGACCAGATATGTCCAGCTTCTTGAAGTTCGTTCAGAAGAAGCACTCATAC GTCTCCAAGATAGGAGTCTTCTCCTGCGGTCCTCGTCCGCTGACCAAGAGCGTGATGTCTGCCTGTGATGAAGTGAACAAGACGCGCAAGTTGCCCTATTTCATTCACCACTTTGAGAACTTTGGATAA